The Fictibacillus phosphorivorans genomic sequence TTCTTGTAATCAATACCATCAAAATTATTAATATCAGCTGTAAAAGATTCTTCTCGTTCATTTAGTGACAATATATGTTTACTAATTTCAGTTGAGAATAGGCTGCCCATTAAAGCAATGTTAGGAGCGTAAGCAGTATTGCGGCCGGAAAAATTGTGGGTTGAAGCACTTAAAATCTGCTTATCAAATCCTTCAACTGATTTTATTGATTGGATCAAGTAGCAATCAAAGCATGAACCGCTTGGAACAATTTTTTGCAAAACAACTCTTGTATTCGTAACGCCACCTTGTAAGTAAGTTTTATTAAGGTGAACACATGCTGAGTTGACCCATCTTGATGAAGTGATAGGTGGTTGGTCGATTGCATTAATTACAACATCAGCTCGATCAATTATGGATAATAAGTCTTTTGCGTTCGTTACTTTCATGTTATGCATTTCTATTTCAATCTCTTTATTTATTTTTTTTAGTCTCTCTTCGGCCGCTATGGTTTTCAGCTTTCCAAGATCATCTTCTGAATAAAGAAATTGTCTGTTTAAGTTACTTAATTCTACTGTGTCGTAATCCAAGCCGATAATCTTACCGACACCCATTCCAGCTAGACTTGCAGAAATTAAACTACTGCCACCAATACCAAGTATTGCTACAGTCGAACCATTTAATTTTCTTTGGAAAGATTCACTTGGCGTATGTAGATTTGAATGAAATGAAAAGTAGTTTAGATTTGCTCTATATCTTTCCTGCTGATTCATATTTAGATTTGAAATTGTGTCTGCATCTTCTAAGAGAAGATATTCATCTAAAGCTGAAATTCCATCAATTACTTCATCAACAGTTATATTCAAAGTTTGAGATAATTCTTCTATGCTCTTATTTCCGTCAAGTGAATGTATAAATTTTTCGACGGATAAGTCTTCATCTTCAATCTCTAATGCTTCACTCTCAAAGCCTATTCTTATCTTGTTATCGATTCTCACGATAGGTTTATATATATTCTTGAATTTAGGTTTCAAAACAATCACCTCATTATTAATAAGGCAGGGACCGCCTTCATTCAGGCGATCCCTGCAAATTACTTAAGCATAGTGGTTAGCAAGTGGAGCAAGCTTTTCAACTTTTTTGATTTTGATCTTTTTCAAAATAATGACCTCCTTTATTTTTGAATTGTTGTAATATTATGTAAGTGTTTGTCTAAATCTATCTTATAAGAGCGAGAGTGAAAATTCAATCATTATTAACTTAATATTCAGAAAATGATAATATGGTCATGTATTAATGTTACAAAATGACCAAAGTACTATAAAAAGGTATTTTTTATTGGTTCAGATTTACTGCGTATGACTATGAATTAACACATTTAAAACGATCTCCTATAATACAGGAGGTCGTTTTTATGTTAAACTATTAGAAGTGTGTAAAGCGTATACAATTCTTTATACATCCCTAATAATTGATCGAGAAGCAGAAATGGGGTAGAACAATATGAACCTTAGTTTTATAGTTGATAGCGCAAGTGACCTTAAAATAGATCTTGAAAAACTGGATTATTCTCTAACCGTTGTACCATTAAATGTGCAATTTGGAGAAGATCATTACCTAGATGGCGTGAATATTACGGAAGACGAGTTTTATAGACGTATGAGTCTAGAACCAGAACTGCCTAAAACAAGTCAGCCATCTCCACAGTCTTTTTATGAAGCGTTTCAAAAAGAAGTTGATAAAGGGCATGACGTACTATACATCGGAATCTCATCAAACTTAAGTGGAACGGTTCAAAGTGCTACGATTGGAAAGAGTATGTTAAATGAAGTAGAACAAGAAAAAGTAATCATTCTTGATTCAGGAATTGCTTCAGGTGGTGTACAGATCTTATTGAACGAAGCGATTGAATTGGCACGTGAAGGTAAACTCTTAAGTGAAATTGTGAGTAACTTAGAGAAGACGAAGTCGGGCATTAAAGCGTATGTACTTCTTGAAACGTTAGAGAACTTGAAAAAAGGTGGAAGAATATCTGCCGTTCAAGGTGCAATTGCTGGTATGTTGAATATTAAGCCGATGATCTCAATCATTGATGGCGTGGTTGAAACGATTGGTAAGTTTAGAGGAAGTAAGAAGGGTCTTTCAAAAATGAAAGAATATATCTCTGAATGGAGAGAAGAAAACCCTGAAAAGACACTTTACCTCATTCATAGTTTTCCTTCTACGGATGAAGTGATAAAAGAATTTGAAGAATTATTCTCATTATCTAGTTTTCCGAAAGTGATCTATACTCGTTTTGGGAGCACGATCGGAACCTATTCGAGTGAAAAAGCTATTGGCTTTGTAGCCTATTAAATCTCATACAAGAATGTTAAAAACACTCTTTTCCTTTCTTAGGAAACAGAGTGTTTTACTTTTTCTTCTTCATGATATTCATCTACCATTTCATCTAATTTTTTGATCATGGTTATAGCTTTCATATCACTAATCGTACGATAGTGGTGGCTTCCGCCTGGTTCTTCATCTGCTTCGTCAGCCAAAGCAACAACTTGTTGCAACGGATTGAGGTTAAGTGAGCCTGCAGGTAGATAAGAATCGGTATGAAGTAAAATGGCAAGAGCTATTTCTTTCGCATTTCTTCGATCTTCACCTAAAGATACTAAAATGCGGTGTGCACGTTCTGCACCTTTAATCGCATGAATATCATTTTCTTTGTACATGTCATAGTCCCAATGACCGTTTTTATACCATGTATAGTGACCGATGTCATGAAGAAATGCAGCCTTTGTTGCTAAATCTGGATCTACTCCATACTTTTGAGACAAACGAAATGCATGATAAGCCGTAGAGATGGCATGAACCATTCCAGATCGTTTCACATATTTTTGTACATGCGGATGATTATATAGATCGATTAAGGTAATATTTCTCATGTGATTACTCCCTTCTGTAAAAATGTATATTGTTATATACAATAACACCTATTGGACAATATATCAACAAAAATAAATCAAAAAAAGAAGCGAGAATTCGCTTCTTTTGAGATCTAATTATAAAATAGGATTACTTTTTAAAATACTCATCCCAACGATCGGTCACTAATTGATCTATATCTTCACGAGTTTCAACAACATCCGGATAGAATGGTTTCATTCGTGCATCGATAATAATAGTTCCTTCATATTTAATACGATTTCTGTCTATCGTACTCTTCGCGTACACATCATATGCTGGATCGAAACGTGTAAAGGTTGTCCACAAAAATTCAGCCTGTGTTGCTGCAATGGATGCGTCATCAACAAGAAAGACCAATGGCCAGTCTTTAAAAGAATCGCGACCGTTCACAAGGAGTTTTTCTGCAAAGTCAGGTGCTTCTTCAAATGATGGTCCACTTACGGTTAAACAGCCACCACAAAATACGCCTACATCATGAACACCTGAGATCGTACCACCATCATAAGTGCGTTTTAGTTCGCGTACAGGTTCTCCGAGGCCCGTCATAATCGCTTTAGAACCTGTATTGAACTTACGACCCGTGTAATCAAGAGTATCCATAGAAGTATCATGGATAATCAAAAGGTCACGTTCAGGAAGAAATCGTTCTAGAACCCCTTCAGCAAGTTCAGCGAAATTTTGAAGGTTTACAGGTTTATTCGTTACCATTAAGAACTTTGTAAGCGTCAATTGTCCTTCTCCCATGATACGGAAAGCGTGCGCCAAACCTTCTTTATAGTATGATTCGCGAACAACTGCTCCTGCTAAAGCATGAAATCCTGTTTCTGCATAAGTCCAAAGATCTTTAACGCCGTTCATAACTACAGGGAATAAGGGACTCATTAATCTTTGTAGATATTCTCCAATAAAATAATCCTCTTGTTTAGGCTTACCGACCACCGTTGCTGGATAGATGGCATCTTTACGCTTCCACATCTTATCAACGTTGAATACTGGGAAGTCATGTGCCCATGAATAATATCCATAATGGTCGCCAAATGGTCCTTCAGGTTCTCGAACATGCGGTGGTACGATTCCTCCAAACGCAAATTCTGCTTCTGCGATTAAAGGATGAGGATGACCATCCACATGTGCAAGACTTAATTTTTCTCCCATTAACATAGAGGAAAACATGAGCTCAGGAACTGCTTCAGGAAGTGGAGCGATCGCTGAGATCATGAGGGAAGGAGGCCCGCCAAGAAACAGCGTCACAGGCAAGGCTTCATTCTTTTGTTCAGCAGCATAATGATGGAAGCCTCCACCTTTATGGATCTGCCAATGAATTCCCGTTTTATTTTTTTCTTTGATCTCAATTCTGTACATCCCAAGGTTATGCTCATGTTTGTCTGGATGTTCTGTATATACGAGAGGCAGTGTTACGAAAGGGTTGCTGTCTAAGTGCCAACCCGTTAATGCCGGTAGGTCCTGCATGTTCACATTTGTCGTAAACGTTTCTAATAATGGTGCTTTATTTTTATTAACTGTTTTCGTACCGAGAGATAATACATCCTTGATCATGCCTTTTTTCTTCCATAATACAGACGGAGAGGGAGGCATTAACTCATCGATCGATCCTACTAGTTCTTTTACGAGTTGCTCGGGCTTGGGACCGAAAGCCATGTCCACTCGCTTAATCGTTCCAAATAGATTTGTTACAACAGGAATATTCTTGCCCTTAACATTTGTAAACAGAAGAGCAGGTCCTTCTTCAGAGATCACACGTCTATGAATTTCAGGAATTTCCAAATAAGGATCAACTTCTGTATGGATTTCTACAATTTCTTTTTCAGATCTTAATTGGTTGATGAATGTTCTAAGGTTTCTATGCATTTGTACACCTCTATTATGTATGCTACCCTTATATTATAAAGTAGTTCGGACTTGAAATGTAAAAAACAACCCAAAATTCACGGGTTGTTCGCATTTTATCTTCTTTTTACAGGACTCCAGTTTTCTTGAAAAGACTTCGATTTATCCACAAAATGAAAAACCTTTTTACCGCCGAACAATTTGACAGCGATGAATTGGGAGATGCTTCCCATCAGAGCTGTGATTCCAACTACACAAAGTGCAAGCAATGTTAAATCGGTAAAGAATGAAATCAAATGAGGACTCCTCCTTTTCACTATGAGTTCACCACGTATTTCTTTCTATATTTATTGTATCTCATGATAACAAAGGAAGAAAGAGGGGAAACTATATATTATAACCAAATTTTTAAGGAGCTGATGGGGAACCCATGAACTGGTATGAGAAATTAAATCAATATTTTCCGATTGAAGAGATGAAATCTAAAGAACATATGGAGTTATTACTAGACGAAAAGAGTGACATCTATCACAAGGATGAAGGCAAGTATCACGTATTGATGTATGTAGAACTATCTGATTTTGTTTTTATTGATTATTTATTTGTTTCAAAAGATGCTAGAGGTCAGGGTCTCGGCCATAAACTGATCGAACAGTTAAAAGCAAAAGGGAAGCCGATCATCTTAGAAGTTGAGCCGGTCGATTATGAAGATACAGATACAGAAAAAAGGTTGCGTTTCTACACACGAGAAGGATTTGAACATGCATCAAGCATCGGATATAGAAGGCGTTCTCTAGCTACGAACGAAGTGAATGAGATGGAGATTCTTTACTGGTCACCTACAAAAGAATCTGAAGAAACTATTTATGAAAACATGAAAAAGACGTATAATGAAATACACACGTACAAAGATAACGAATTGTACGGTAAGTCCTATCAGCCTGCAAGTGAAGTGTTAACTTTAGATACAGAGAATTCAGTACCTAAGCCTGAAGTCGTTGATGATAAGTCAACAGATGTTTCAGGAAAACCTGCTTCAGAGTAATACGATTTTCCTTTTTAAAGGAGGACGAGGCGTCATGAAACAAAAGGACAAGAAGAAAAAAACGAAACGAGAACTTTGGAAAGAAATGCTCAAGAAAAATCTTAAGAAATTCAATCCGAGCATCTCTAGAAAAGGCCCTGCATCACAAGTAAAGAAGACAATTGCATAAAGCTGGGGCTGTTCCTAGAATGGTAAACATTCTCCGGGCAGCCCTATTTTTTATTTCAACTTACTAACCAAATTCTTTTTTTATGTTTTATGAAACTTATTCTTGGGTAATACGTCTATATATATGTAGATACGGAAAAGTTATGTAGAAACATTTGTTAATGTATTACATTTGTATGACAAATTCGTAAAAATGTACAAAAGTCTGTATAACCTCTACCGAAAATGTAAAATGTGTAGTATACTATGAATGATTTAATAACTTTTTTAAAGTGCCTAAATCAGAGAGAGGGGAAGGAGAGTTCCACTATGGTCACACTATTTACTTCGCCGAGCTGTACATCATGCCGTAAAGCAAAAGCATGGTTAAAAGAGAATGACATTCCTTATCAAGAAAGAAATATTTTTTCAGAACCTTTATCAATAGAAGAAGTTAAGCAAATCTTGAGAATGACAGAGGACGGTACAGACGAGATTATTTCAACTCGTTCTAAAACGTTCCAGGAACTTAACATCAATCTCGAATCCATGCCATTGCAAGACTTATACCAATTGATTGCAGACCATCCTGGATTATTACGTAGACCTATTATCTTGGATGAAAAACGCTTGCAAGTTGGTTATAACGAAGACGAAATTCGTCGTTTCTTACCAAGACGTGTACGTACATTTCAGCTTATGGAAGCACAGCGTCTTGTCAATGAATAAAGAAAGAACTTCCGCTATCTAATAGTGGAAGTTTTTTTATTGTTTAAAAAAAAGAAGTCCATGTACGAGTACATGGACTTCCTTTTAATTGAATCACAATCTAATTGGCACGTTTCTT encodes the following:
- the spxA gene encoding transcriptional regulator SpxA, encoding MVTLFTSPSCTSCRKAKAWLKENDIPYQERNIFSEPLSIEEVKQILRMTEDGTDEIISTRSKTFQELNINLESMPLQDLYQLIADHPGLLRRPIILDEKRLQVGYNEDEIRRFLPRRVRTFQLMEAQRLVNE
- a CDS encoding GNAT family N-acetyltransferase — its product is MNWYEKLNQYFPIEEMKSKEHMELLLDEKSDIYHKDEGKYHVLMYVELSDFVFIDYLFVSKDARGQGLGHKLIEQLKAKGKPIILEVEPVDYEDTDTEKRLRFYTREGFEHASSIGYRRRSLATNEVNEMEILYWSPTKESEETIYENMKKTYNEIHTYKDNELYGKSYQPASEVLTLDTENSVPKPEVVDDKSTDVSGKPASE
- a CDS encoding HesA/MoeB/ThiF family protein, whose protein sequence is MKPKFKNIYKPIVRIDNKIRIGFESEALEIEDEDLSVEKFIHSLDGNKSIEELSQTLNITVDEVIDGISALDEYLLLEDADTISNLNMNQQERYRANLNYFSFHSNLHTPSESFQRKLNGSTVAILGIGGSSLISASLAGMGVGKIIGLDYDTVELSNLNRQFLYSEDDLGKLKTIAAEERLKKINKEIEIEMHNMKVTNAKDLLSIIDRADVVINAIDQPPITSSRWVNSACVHLNKTYLQGGVTNTRVVLQKIVPSGSCFDCYLIQSIKSVEGFDKQILSASTHNFSGRNTAYAPNIALMGSLFSTEISKHILSLNEREESFTADINNFDGIDYKKFPILKATNCPTCSNPHIFKEPVSFKELIQMAQVEDVFS
- a CDS encoding HD domain-containing protein → MRNITLIDLYNHPHVQKYVKRSGMVHAISTAYHAFRLSQKYGVDPDLATKAAFLHDIGHYTWYKNGHWDYDMYKENDIHAIKGAERAHRILVSLGEDRRNAKEIALAILLHTDSYLPAGSLNLNPLQQVVALADEADEEPGGSHHYRTISDMKAITMIKKLDEMVDEYHEEEKVKHSVS
- a CDS encoding DegV family protein, with amino-acid sequence MNLSFIVDSASDLKIDLEKLDYSLTVVPLNVQFGEDHYLDGVNITEDEFYRRMSLEPELPKTSQPSPQSFYEAFQKEVDKGHDVLYIGISSNLSGTVQSATIGKSMLNEVEQEKVIILDSGIASGGVQILLNEAIELAREGKLLSEIVSNLEKTKSGIKAYVLLETLENLKKGGRISAVQGAIAGMLNIKPMISIIDGVVETIGKFRGSKKGLSKMKEYISEWREENPEKTLYLIHSFPSTDEVIKEFEELFSLSSFPKVIYTRFGSTIGTYSSEKAIGFVAY
- a CDS encoding UbiD family decarboxylase, translating into MHRNLRTFINQLRSEKEIVEIHTEVDPYLEIPEIHRRVISEEGPALLFTNVKGKNIPVVTNLFGTIKRVDMAFGPKPEQLVKELVGSIDELMPPSPSVLWKKKGMIKDVLSLGTKTVNKNKAPLLETFTTNVNMQDLPALTGWHLDSNPFVTLPLVYTEHPDKHEHNLGMYRIEIKEKNKTGIHWQIHKGGGFHHYAAEQKNEALPVTLFLGGPPSLMISAIAPLPEAVPELMFSSMLMGEKLSLAHVDGHPHPLIAEAEFAFGGIVPPHVREPEGPFGDHYGYYSWAHDFPVFNVDKMWKRKDAIYPATVVGKPKQEDYFIGEYLQRLMSPLFPVVMNGVKDLWTYAETGFHALAGAVVRESYYKEGLAHAFRIMGEGQLTLTKFLMVTNKPVNLQNFAELAEGVLERFLPERDLLIIHDTSMDTLDYTGRKFNTGSKAIMTGLGEPVRELKRTYDGGTISGVHDVGVFCGGCLTVSGPSFEEAPDFAEKLLVNGRDSFKDWPLVFLVDDASIAATQAEFLWTTFTRFDPAYDVYAKSTIDRNRIKYEGTIIIDARMKPFYPDVVETREDIDQLVTDRWDEYFKK